One bacterium DNA segment encodes these proteins:
- a CDS encoding LysE family translocator, translated as MLDQQLVAFTIASVIMAITPGNDTILTMKNSLAGGKTAGLATTAGIICGCLVHASFSALGISIILVKSAELFNAVKMLGAAYLIFLGVKGLWSLWRSRGEVEDATTTVARSGKSARRAFVEGLMTNVLNPKVAVFYLSFLPQFISPGDDVVSRSFLLAGIHQLVGAIWLASLVVFVTRMRGIVTRMSIKRKLEAATSTVLIAFGLKLALEKR; from the coding sequence ATGCTGGATCAACAGCTGGTCGCGTTTACGATCGCATCGGTGATCATGGCGATCACCCCCGGAAACGATACAATCCTGACAATGAAAAACTCGCTGGCTGGGGGTAAGACCGCCGGTTTGGCGACGACTGCGGGCATAATCTGCGGATGCCTGGTGCATGCTTCGTTTTCGGCACTGGGAATCTCGATCATACTGGTGAAGTCAGCAGAGCTGTTTAATGCCGTGAAGATGCTCGGGGCTGCGTATCTGATCTTTCTCGGTGTGAAAGGTCTCTGGTCACTGTGGCGGTCAAGAGGTGAAGTTGAAGACGCGACGACAACAGTTGCTCGCAGCGGCAAGAGTGCACGACGCGCCTTTGTCGAAGGGTTGATGACAAATGTCCTCAATCCCAAAGTGGCAGTGTTCTACCTGTCGTTTCTTCCGCAATTCATCAGCCCCGGTGATGATGTCGTTTCGCGTTCGTTCCTGCTGGCAGGCATTCATCAACTTGTCGGGGCGATTTGGCTCGCCAGCCTCGTGGTATTTGTCACGCGGATGCGAGGAATTGTCACTCGCATGAGCATCAAGAGAAAATTGGAAGCCGCAACGAGCACAGTGTT